In Sulfitobacter sp. OXR-159, one DNA window encodes the following:
- a CDS encoding bifunctional molybdopterin-guanine dinucleotide biosynthesis adaptor protein MobB/molybdopterin molybdotransferase MoeA: protein MRVYGVVGWKNAGKTGLMERLVAEITGRGFTVSTVKHAHHTFDVDHPGKDSHRHRIAGAREVLLASGARFALMHELRGAEEPPLEAHLARLSPVDLVLIEGYKRDGHPKVEAHRAETGNALIAPDDPTVRAVASDVALEMDRPVFDLNDTRAIADFILREVGLIAAPTAPATTAPPPLRNDCFALPPGVHWTPVDDALALLKERLHPVTGAETFPAADAGGRIVAEDVTAIRANPPLPNTAVDGYGFAGGRGEGLHELPLVPGRAAAGDRPGAVPAGQAIRVLTGAALPEGVDTVILQEDVTAEGGMLRFHGPVKQGANTRKAGEDVQAGDVILAAGTRVGPAELALMAAAGVAEVRLRKRLKVGVISTGDELVEMGETARDGQIYDANRPMLLQLAADFGHEAVDLGRVADDRATLRNRLDASAGQVDVILTSGGASAGDEDHVSALLTEAGAMQLWRIAVKPGRPLALGLWQGVPVFGLPGNPVAAMVCSLIFARPAMALLAGGGWQEPQGFDVPAAFEKRKKAGRREYLRARMRDGRAEVFASEGSGRISGLSWAEGLVELDETARDIKPGDTVRFIPYGSFTS from the coding sequence ATGAGGGTTTACGGTGTCGTCGGTTGGAAGAACGCGGGCAAGACCGGATTGATGGAGCGGTTGGTGGCCGAGATCACCGGGCGCGGCTTCACCGTCTCGACCGTCAAACATGCGCATCACACCTTCGACGTGGACCACCCCGGCAAGGACAGCCACCGCCACCGCATCGCGGGCGCGCGGGAGGTGCTCTTGGCCTCCGGCGCGCGCTTTGCCTTAATGCATGAGTTGCGCGGGGCCGAAGAGCCGCCGCTGGAGGCGCATCTGGCGCGGCTTTCGCCTGTCGATCTGGTGCTGATCGAAGGCTACAAACGCGACGGACATCCCAAGGTCGAAGCCCATCGGGCCGAGACCGGAAACGCGCTGATCGCGCCGGATGACCCGACGGTGCGGGCGGTGGCCAGCGACGTGGCGCTTGAGATGGACCGACCTGTTTTTGATCTGAACGACACCCGTGCGATTGCCGATTTCATCCTGCGCGAAGTGGGGCTGATCGCCGCCCCAACGGCACCTGCCACCACCGCACCCCCGCCCCTGCGCAACGATTGCTTTGCCCTCCCACCCGGCGTGCATTGGACCCCGGTGGATGATGCGCTGGCGCTGTTGAAAGAGCGCCTCCACCCTGTGACGGGGGCGGAAACCTTTCCCGCCGCCGATGCCGGGGGGCGTATCGTGGCCGAAGATGTCACAGCCATCCGCGCCAACCCGCCGCTGCCGAACACGGCGGTCGATGGCTACGGTTTTGCCGGTGGGCGCGGCGAAGGGTTGCATGAGCTTCCGCTGGTGCCGGGCCGTGCAGCGGCGGGGGATCGCCCCGGCGCAGTGCCTGCGGGCCAAGCGATCCGCGTGCTGACCGGCGCGGCGCTGCCTGAGGGCGTAGATACCGTGATCCTGCAAGAAGACGTGACCGCCGAGGGCGGCATGTTGCGGTTTCACGGGCCGGTGAAACAGGGGGCGAACACCCGCAAAGCCGGAGAGGATGTACAAGCCGGCGATGTGATCCTCGCCGCAGGCACGCGCGTTGGTCCGGCGGAACTGGCATTGATGGCGGCAGCAGGTGTGGCAGAGGTGCGCCTACGCAAGCGATTGAAGGTCGGCGTGATCTCCACCGGCGACGAATTGGTCGAGATGGGCGAGACGGCCCGCGACGGTCAGATTTACGACGCCAATCGTCCGATGCTGCTGCAACTCGCGGCGGACTTTGGGCACGAGGCGGTCGATCTGGGTCGCGTGGCCGACGACCGTGCCACCCTGCGCAATCGGCTCGACGCGTCGGCGGGGCAGGTGGATGTGATCCTGACCAGCGGCGGCGCCTCGGCGGGGGACGAAGACCACGTCTCGGCCCTGTTGACCGAGGCGGGAGCGATGCAGCTTTGGCGGATCGCGGTGAAGCCGGGGCGGCCTTTGGCGCTTGGCCTGTGGCAAGGCGTGCCGGTTTTCGGGCTGCCAGGCAATCCGGTGGCGGCGATGGTCTGTTCGTTGATTTTCGCGCGGCCCGCCATGGCGCTGCTTGCCGGGGGCGGCTGGCAGGAACCGCAGGGCTTTGATGTGCCTGCCGCCTTTGAGAAACGCAAAAAGGCCGGGCGGCGCGAATACCTGCGCGCCCGGATGCGCGATGGCCGGGCCGAGGTTTTCGCCTCCGAAGGATCGGGGCGTATCAGCGGGCTAAGCTGGGCCGAAGGGCTGGTCGAGTTGGACGAGACCGCGCGCGACATCAAGCCGGGCGACACTGTACGCTTTATTCCCTACGGCAGTTTTACCAGCTAA
- the greA gene encoding transcription elongation factor GreA produces the protein MEKIPMTRDGHTALEVELKQLKSVERPAIIKAIAEAREHGDLSENAEYHSAKEKQSFIEGRIKELEGVISLADVIDPKKLSGSIKFGATVTLVDEDTDEEKTYQIVGEYEANIEKGLLNIKSPIARALIGKDEGDSVEVRTPGGQKSYEVLKIVYA, from the coding sequence ATGGAAAAGATCCCGATGACCCGCGACGGTCACACCGCGCTCGAAGTCGAACTCAAGCAGCTCAAGTCGGTTGAACGGCCCGCCATCATCAAGGCCATCGCCGAAGCGCGCGAACATGGTGACCTGTCGGAAAATGCCGAGTATCATTCCGCCAAGGAAAAGCAGTCTTTCATCGAAGGCCGCATCAAAGAGCTTGAGGGCGTGATCTCGCTCGCGGATGTGATTGACCCCAAGAAACTGTCGGGGTCGATCAAATTCGGGGCCACGGTGACGCTGGTGGATGAGGACACCGACGAAGAGAAAACCTATCAGATCGTTGGTGAATATGAGGCCAATATCGAAAAGGGCTTGCTGAACATCAAGTCGCCCATCGCCCGCGCGCTGATCGGCAAGGACGAAGGTGATTCCGTCGAGGTGCGCACCCCCGGGGGGCAAAAATCCTATGAGGTTCTCAAGATCGTTTACGCTTGA
- a CDS encoding VOC family protein has product MPAQLEHANFTVSDPAATANWMREVFGWHLRWEGDAMAGGHTKHVGTQAHYVALYNPGKAGTLMNTSYETIGALNHIAVVVDDLEATEKAVLAQGFTTGNHADYEPGRRFYFHDADGIEYEVVQYD; this is encoded by the coding sequence ATGCCCGCGCAACTTGAACATGCCAATTTCACCGTCTCTGACCCCGCCGCCACCGCCAATTGGATGCGCGAAGTCTTTGGCTGGCACCTGAGATGGGAGGGCGACGCCATGGCCGGGGGCCATACCAAACATGTCGGCACTCAGGCGCATTACGTCGCGCTCTACAATCCCGGCAAGGCGGGCACTCTCATGAACACCAGCTACGAAACTATCGGTGCGCTCAACCACATCGCGGTCGTGGTGGATGACCTCGAGGCCACCGAAAAAGCCGTGCTGGCGCAGGGCTTCACCACCGGAAACCATGCCGACTATGAGCCCGGACGGCGGTTTTATTTCCACGATGCGGACGGGATCGAATATGAGGTCGTGCAATACGATTGA
- the soxR gene encoding redox-sensitive transcriptional activator SoxR → MAVNEGLSIGALAKRTGLAVSAIRYYEAQGLIAPWRNAGGQRRFDRADLRRLSFVMIAQQFGFTLPQIKAELDRLPGGRTPTKADWTRISEGFRAALDARIATLNKLRDNLDGCIGCGCLSLEACALYNPIDQAGEKGPGPRYLMGDEPAA, encoded by the coding sequence ATGGCGGTGAATGAGGGGCTGTCGATCGGGGCTTTGGCCAAGCGCACCGGGCTCGCCGTTTCGGCCATTCGCTACTATGAGGCGCAGGGGTTGATCGCGCCGTGGCGCAACGCCGGTGGGCAGCGGCGGTTTGACCGGGCCGATCTGCGGCGGCTGAGTTTCGTCATGATCGCCCAGCAATTCGGTTTCACCCTGCCACAGATCAAGGCTGAGTTGGACCGCTTGCCGGGCGGGCGCACGCCCACCAAGGCCGATTGGACCCGCATTTCCGAAGGCTTTCGCGCCGCCCTCGACGCGCGCATCGCCACCTTAAACAAGCTGCGTGACAATCTTGACGGCTGCATCGGCTGCGGCTGTCTGAGCTTAGAGGCCTGCGCGCTTTACAATCCTATCGACCAAGCAGGTGAAAAAGGCCCCGGACCGCGCTATCTGATGGGGGACGAACCGGCGGCCTGA
- a CDS encoding electron transfer flavoprotein-ubiquinone oxidoreductase encodes MAEIEREAMEYDVVIVGAGPAGLSAAIRLKQLDADCNVVVLEKGSEVGAHILSGAVLDPCGLDALIPDWKEKGAPINVPVKEDNFYLLGEAGKLRIPEFPMPPLMKNHGNYIVSMGNVCRWMAEQAEELGVEVFPGMACSELVFGENGEVKGVVAGEMGRQADGTPGPSYEPGMELHGKYVFLSEGVRGSLSKQVIAKYGLDEGKEPQKYGLGMKEIWEIDPAKHKEGTVTHTMGWPLNSNAGGGSFIYHLESNQVYVGFVVHLGYKNPHVFPYMEFQRFKHHPMVAELLEGGKRVAYGARAITEGGYQSMPKMVAPGVAMLGCSVGMVNVPRIKGNHNAMLSGKAAAEAAYAAIQAGRGGDELTEYETDVREGPIAEDLKKVRNVKPLWSKYGLTASLALGGFDMWTNTLGFSLLGTLSHGKSDAEATEPADKHKKIDYPKPDGKLSFDRLTNVAFSFTNHEESQPAHLKLKDPSIPVEVNLPKYAGPSARYCPAGVYEFVEDEKTGETRFQINFQNCVHCKTCDIKDPTQNIVWTTPQGGDGPNYPNM; translated from the coding sequence ATGGCCGAGATTGAACGCGAAGCGATGGAATATGACGTTGTGATCGTCGGCGCCGGGCCTGCTGGCCTGTCGGCTGCGATCCGGCTCAAGCAGTTGGACGCCGATTGCAATGTCGTGGTGCTGGAGAAGGGCTCGGAAGTGGGCGCGCATATCCTCTCGGGCGCGGTGCTTGATCCCTGCGGGCTGGATGCCTTGATCCCCGACTGGAAAGAAAAAGGCGCGCCGATCAACGTGCCGGTGAAAGAAGACAACTTTTACCTCCTGGGCGAGGCGGGCAAGCTGCGCATCCCCGAATTTCCCATGCCCCCGCTGATGAAAAACCACGGCAACTACATTGTCTCCATGGGCAATGTCTGCCGCTGGATGGCCGAACAGGCCGAGGAACTGGGCGTCGAAGTCTTCCCCGGCATGGCCTGCTCTGAACTTGTGTTCGGCGAAAATGGCGAGGTCAAAGGCGTTGTCGCCGGTGAGATGGGCCGCCAGGCCGACGGCACCCCCGGCCCCAGCTATGAGCCGGGCATGGAGTTGCACGGCAAATATGTCTTCCTCTCCGAAGGCGTGCGCGGCAGCCTGAGCAAACAGGTGATCGCGAAATACGGGCTGGACGAGGGCAAAGAGCCGCAGAAATACGGTCTCGGCATGAAAGAAATCTGGGAGATCGACCCCGCCAAGCACAAAGAAGGCACCGTCACCCACACGATGGGCTGGCCGCTGAACAGCAACGCGGGCGGCGGGTCTTTCATCTATCACCTTGAGAGCAATCAGGTTTACGTCGGATTCGTCGTTCACCTTGGCTACAAAAACCCGCATGTCTTCCCTTACATGGAATTCCAGCGTTTCAAGCATCACCCGATGGTGGCCGAGTTGCTCGAGGGGGGTAAACGTGTCGCCTACGGCGCGCGGGCAATCACCGAAGGCGGCTATCAGTCGATGCCCAAGATGGTGGCCCCCGGCGTGGCGATGCTGGGCTGCTCGGTCGGCATGGTCAACGTGCCGCGCATCAAGGGCAACCACAACGCCATGCTCTCGGGCAAGGCAGCGGCTGAGGCCGCCTATGCCGCGATCCAAGCAGGGCGGGGCGGTGATGAGCTGACCGAATATGAGACGGATGTGCGCGAAGGTCCGATTGCCGAAGACCTCAAGAAAGTGCGCAACGTCAAACCGCTGTGGTCGAAATACGGGCTCACCGCTTCGCTGGCGCTTGGTGGCTTTGACATGTGGACCAACACGCTCGGCTTCTCGCTTTTGGGCACGCTGAGCCATGGCAAATCAGACGCCGAAGCGACTGAGCCTGCGGATAAGCACAAGAAGATCGACTACCCCAAGCCCGATGGCAAACTCAGCTTTGACCGTCTGACCAACGTGGCCTTCTCGTTCACCAATCACGAGGAAAGCCAGCCTGCGCACCTCAAGCTGAAAGACCCGAGCATTCCGGTCGAGGTGAACCTGCCGAAATACGCCGGCCCCTCGGCCCGCTATTGTCCGGCGGGGGTCTATGAGTTCGTCGAGGATGAGAAAACCGGCGAGACGCGGTTCCAGATCAACTTCCAGAACTGCGTCCATTGCAAGACCTGCGACATCAAAGACCCGACGCAGAATATCGTCTGGACCACCCCGCAGGGCGGCGACGGGCCAAACTATCCAAACATGTAA
- a CDS encoding tetratricopeptide repeat protein, with the protein MFRNVLGFTSVAALCIGLSAPLMAQSIAGPYLAGRHAAVNSDYPEAARYYTEALARDPKNIELMESAVLSYLSLGRVDKALPLARNMITLGTKSQVAEMTLVAAMAKEGDYKALLERDTSSIGPWVGGLVQAWAHMGAGDVTAAMAAFDGLSEEAGMQGFVMYHKALALASVGDFEGAEAIFDSGAAGAAGQTRRGVMAHAEILGQLGRSDDALAVLSDGFGADTDPEIARLIGALQQEAPAPFSHMPDAQAGMAEVFFTFAAVLRNEAAGDYYVLLYSRIARYLRPDHVDALLLTASLLENLGEHDLAIAEYKSLPADSPAYHAAELGRADALRRSGKTAQAIEVLEQLARSHGELAVVHSTLGDMLRAEEDYEAAIASYDEALALTPETARARWVLFYARAIAKERSGDWEGSESDFRAALELNPEQPQVLNYLGYSLVEQQRNLDEALDMIERAVAASPDSGYIVDSLGWVFYRLDRYEEAVEQMERAVELEPVDPVVNDHLGDVYWAVGRQREAEFQWRRALSFVDLTDADSEADPERMRRKLEVGLDAVLSEEGAAPLKVAADE; encoded by the coding sequence ATGTTTCGGAATGTCCTAGGTTTCACCAGCGTTGCGGCGCTTTGCATCGGCCTTTCTGCGCCACTGATGGCGCAGTCGATCGCGGGCCCCTATCTGGCCGGGCGGCATGCCGCCGTGAACAGCGATTACCCCGAGGCCGCGCGCTACTACACCGAGGCGCTGGCCCGTGATCCCAAGAACATCGAACTGATGGAAAGCGCGGTGCTGTCCTATCTCTCGCTTGGGCGGGTGGATAAGGCGCTGCCGCTGGCGCGCAACATGATCACCCTCGGCACCAAGAGCCAAGTGGCCGAGATGACCCTCGTGGCCGCCATGGCGAAAGAGGGTGATTACAAGGCCCTGCTAGAGCGGGACACATCTTCCATCGGCCCTTGGGTCGGCGGGTTGGTGCAGGCTTGGGCGCATATGGGCGCAGGCGATGTCACCGCCGCAATGGCCGCATTTGACGGGTTGAGCGAAGAGGCCGGGATGCAGGGCTTTGTGATGTATCACAAGGCCCTCGCGCTAGCGAGTGTGGGTGACTTCGAAGGGGCTGAGGCGATCTTTGACAGTGGCGCGGCGGGTGCTGCGGGCCAGACCCGGCGCGGGGTCATGGCCCATGCCGAGATCCTTGGCCAACTGGGGCGCAGCGACGATGCACTGGCCGTGCTCTCGGACGGCTTTGGCGCAGATACCGATCCCGAAATCGCGCGGTTGATCGGGGCCCTGCAGCAAGAGGCCCCGGCCCCCTTCAGCCATATGCCCGACGCCCAAGCGGGCATGGCCGAGGTGTTTTTCACCTTCGCCGCCGTCCTGCGCAATGAGGCGGCGGGGGACTATTATGTGCTGCTCTACTCGCGCATCGCGCGCTATCTGCGCCCCGATCATGTCGATGCGCTTTTGCTGACGGCCAGCCTTTTGGAGAACCTCGGCGAGCATGATCTGGCGATTGCCGAGTACAAATCCCTGCCTGCCGACAGCCCCGCCTATCACGCTGCGGAATTGGGCCGCGCCGATGCGCTGCGGCGCTCGGGCAAGACGGCGCAGGCCATCGAAGTGCTGGAGCAACTCGCCCGCAGTCATGGGGAACTGGCGGTGGTGCATTCCACGCTGGGCGACATGCTGCGCGCCGAGGAAGACTATGAGGCGGCCATCGCGTCCTACGACGAGGCGCTCGCGTTGACGCCTGAAACCGCCCGCGCCCGCTGGGTGCTGTTCTACGCCCGTGCCATCGCCAAAGAACGCAGCGGTGATTGGGAGGGGTCAGAATCCGATTTCCGCGCCGCACTTGAACTGAACCCAGAGCAGCCGCAGGTGTTGAACTACCTCGGCTACTCGCTGGTTGAACAGCAGCGCAACTTGGACGAGGCGTTGGACATGATCGAACGCGCCGTCGCGGCCAGCCCCGACAGTGGCTATATCGTCGATTCGCTGGGGTGGGTGTTCTACCGTCTGGACCGCTACGAAGAGGCGGTCGAGCAGATGGAGCGCGCGGTGGAACTGGAGCCGGTGGACCCTGTGGTGAACGACCACCTCGGCGATGTCTACTGGGCCGTGGGCCGCCAGCGGGAGGCCGAGTTCCAGTGGCGTCGGGCGCTGTCTTTCGTGGACCTGACGGATGCGGATTCCGAGGCTGACCCCGAGCGGATGCGCCGCAAGCTGGAAGTCGGGCTCGATGCCGTGCTGTCCGAAGAGGGTGCGGCCCCGCTGAAGGTTGCTGCAGACGAATGA
- a CDS encoding 4-(cytidine 5'-diphospho)-2-C-methyl-D-erythritol kinase: MNLSNEGAPAGPGAAASRMAWAKVNLTLHCTGQRADGYHLLDSLVVRAGVGDALHVAAADALTLSVSGPRAEGVPTDARNLVLRAAEMLDAGAGRCAALHLEKHLPAAAGIGGGSADAAAALDLLAAHWGVPLPADTARLGADVPVCLTRGPQRMQGVGEILTPLSPLPPCHMVLVNPSVDVPTPAVFAALTDKNQPPMPEVIPTFTGFTEFIDFLGEQRNDLAAPAIAREPIIGACLEALSDAALARMSGSGATCFGLYATASQAEDAAHRISSAAPQWWVAAAPILAA; the protein is encoded by the coding sequence ATGAACCTTTCGAACGAAGGGGCACCCGCTGGTCCCGGCGCTGCGGCGTCGCGGATGGCTTGGGCCAAGGTGAACCTGACCCTGCATTGCACCGGCCAGCGCGCTGACGGCTATCACCTGCTGGATTCGCTGGTGGTGCGGGCGGGCGTGGGCGATGCGCTGCATGTGGCGGCTGCCGACGCCCTGACCCTCAGCGTGAGCGGCCCGCGGGCCGAAGGGGTGCCGACCGATGCCCGCAACCTTGTCCTGCGCGCGGCAGAAATGCTGGATGCGGGCGCGGGCCGTTGTGCCGCGTTGCATCTGGAGAAACACCTGCCCGCGGCGGCAGGGATCGGCGGCGGCTCTGCCGATGCGGCGGCGGCCTTGGACCTGCTTGCCGCGCATTGGGGCGTCCCATTGCCCGCAGACACGGCGCGGCTCGGGGCGGATGTGCCGGTCTGCCTGACGCGCGGCCCGCAGCGGATGCAGGGGGTGGGGGAGATCCTCACGCCGCTTTCGCCGTTGCCGCCCTGCCATATGGTGCTGGTGAATCCCAGCGTCGATGTGCCCACGCCTGCCGTTTTCGCAGCCCTGACCGATAAGAACCAACCGCCGATGCCGGAGGTGATCCCGACCTTCACGGGCTTTACTGAATTCATCGATTTTCTGGGCGAACAGCGCAATGACCTCGCCGCGCCCGCCATCGCGCGGGAGCCGATCATCGGGGCCTGTCTGGAGGCGCTGAGCGATGCGGCGCTGGCGCGGATGTCCGGCTCGGGCGCGACCTGTTTCGGTCTCTACGCCACCGCGTCGCAGGCCGAGGACGCGGCCCACCGCATCAGCAGTGCCGCGCCCCAGTGGTGGGTCGCCGCCGCGCCGATCTTGGCCGCTTAG
- a CDS encoding polyprenyl synthetase family protein codes for MKSDATAKPHDRMAAYLSDDMAAVSALIRERMASKHAPRIPEVTAHLVEAGGKRLRPMLTLAAARMCGYGGPYHVHLAATVEFIHTATLLHDDVVDESAQRRGRPTANLLWDNQSSVLVGDYLFARSFQLMTEPGSMPVMRILSNAAATIAEGEVLQLTAAQNLATDEQVYLQVVRGKTAALFSAATEVGGVIADAPEGQVKALYDYGDALGIAFQIVDDLLDYQGDTGATGKNVGDDFRERKLTLPVIKAVAKADETERAFWVRTIEKGKQEEGDLDHALMLLGKHDTLTATQRDARDWAEKAQSALAPLPDHELKDMLIDLANYVVSRIS; via the coding sequence ATGAAAAGTGATGCAACGGCCAAACCGCACGACCGCATGGCGGCCTATCTGAGCGATGATATGGCGGCAGTCAGCGCCCTGATCCGTGAGCGGATGGCGTCAAAACACGCGCCCCGCATACCCGAAGTCACCGCCCATCTGGTCGAGGCTGGCGGCAAGCGCCTGCGCCCGATGCTGACACTGGCCGCGGCGCGGATGTGCGGCTACGGCGGCCCCTACCACGTCCATCTGGCCGCTACGGTGGAGTTCATTCACACCGCGACGCTGCTGCATGACGATGTGGTGGACGAAAGCGCTCAACGGCGAGGGCGGCCTACGGCGAACCTTTTGTGGGACAACCAGTCGTCGGTGCTGGTCGGCGATTACCTTTTCGCGCGCAGCTTTCAGTTGATGACCGAACCGGGCTCGATGCCTGTGATGCGCATCCTGTCCAATGCTGCTGCGACGATTGCAGAGGGCGAGGTGTTGCAACTGACCGCAGCGCAGAACCTTGCCACGGATGAACAGGTTTACCTGCAAGTCGTGCGCGGCAAGACGGCGGCGCTGTTCTCGGCTGCGACCGAAGTGGGCGGCGTAATTGCCGACGCGCCAGAGGGTCAGGTCAAAGCGCTTTACGACTATGGGGACGCGCTTGGCATCGCCTTCCAGATCGTTGACGATCTATTGGACTATCAAGGCGATACAGGGGCGACGGGCAAAAACGTCGGCGACGATTTCCGCGAGCGCAAACTGACCCTGCCAGTGATCAAAGCCGTTGCCAAAGCCGATGAGACCGAGCGCGCGTTTTGGGTACGCACCATTGAAAAGGGCAAACAGGAAGAGGGCGATCTCGACCATGCGCTGATGCTTTTGGGCAAACACGATACGCTGACGGCAACACAGCGCGATGCGCGGGACTGGGCAGAAAAGGCCCAATCGGCCCTTGCCCCCCTGCCCGACCATGAGTTGAAAGACATGTTGATCGATCTGGCCAACTACGTCGTCAGCCGGATCAGCTAA
- a CDS encoding DUF2007 domain-containing protein, translating to MKELLRSTDMTIIAFATALLRGEDIDCFEMDVNMSVLEGGIGIFPRRLMVHPDDHDAAVRVMRDNEIPLGL from the coding sequence ATGAAGGAACTTTTGCGCAGCACCGACATGACCATCATCGCCTTTGCCACCGCCCTTCTCAGGGGGGAGGATATAGACTGCTTTGAAATGGACGTAAACATGAGCGTGCTCGAAGGCGGCATCGGGATTTTCCCGCGCCGCTTGATGGTGCACCCCGATGACCATGACGCCGCTGTGCGGGTAATGCGCGATAATGAGATTCCGCTGGGGCTGTGA
- a CDS encoding tRNA1(Val) (adenine(37)-N6)-methyltransferase produces MTRFAEDDLTCDAFLGGKLHLWQPRRGRGYRAGVDPVLLAASIEATAGQSVLELGCGVGAAVLCLGARVPGLTLTGCELQPAYAELARRNGGAALEVVEADLTDMPLHLRQRQFDHVLANPPYFDRAASVQSRDPGRETALGEATPLRQWVRTAARRLKPKGQAHFIHRAERLPEILAALPHEMGSVEVLPLASRAGRMPELILLRARKNGRGAFRLYHSYAMHLGARHESDGNSYVPEIEAVLRRGAPLTYPTS; encoded by the coding sequence GTGACCCGTTTTGCCGAAGATGACCTGACCTGTGACGCCTTTCTGGGCGGCAAGTTGCACCTCTGGCAGCCGCGCCGGGGGCGGGGCTACCGCGCCGGGGTGGACCCTGTTTTGCTGGCCGCGAGCATTGAGGCCACGGCGGGGCAAAGCGTGCTGGAATTGGGCTGCGGGGTCGGTGCGGCGGTGCTTTGTCTGGGCGCGCGGGTGCCGGGACTGACGCTGACGGGGTGTGAACTGCAACCTGCCTACGCCGAACTCGCGCGGCGCAATGGCGGCGCGGCGCTTGAGGTGGTCGAGGCCGATCTGACCGACATGCCCCTGCATCTGCGCCAGCGACAATTTGACCACGTTCTGGCCAATCCGCCCTATTTCGACCGCGCCGCCTCGGTTCAGTCCCGCGATCCGGGACGAGAGACCGCTTTGGGCGAAGCCACGCCGCTGCGGCAATGGGTCCGCACCGCGGCGCGGCGGCTCAAACCCAAAGGGCAGGCACATTTTATCCACCGCGCAGAACGGCTGCCCGAGATTCTGGCCGCCCTTCCACATGAGATGGGATCGGTCGAAGTGCTGCCTCTGGCCTCGCGCGCGGGGCGAATGCCGGAGTTGATTCTCTTGCGTGCCCGCAAGAATGGCCGCGGTGCTTTTCGGCTCTATCACAGCTACGCTATGCACCTTGGCGCGCGGCATGAATCGGATGGCAACAGCTATGTGCCGGAAATTGAAGCGGTCCTGCGTCGCGGGGCGCCACTGACTTATCCTACTTCTTAA
- a CDS encoding YdcH family protein, which translates to MALNAHLDTLKRKHQAMSEAVETAQRAPGMDDLQVASMKKEKLRLKEEISRLSS; encoded by the coding sequence ATGGCTTTGAACGCACATCTGGACACCCTGAAGCGGAAGCATCAGGCGATGAGTGAGGCGGTGGAAACCGCGCAACGCGCCCCCGGTATGGACGATTTACAAGTGGCTTCCATGAAAAAGGAAAAACTGCGCCTGAAGGAGGAGATTAGCCGCCTGTCGAGCTGA
- the phbB gene encoding acetoacetyl-CoA reductase, translating into MSRIALVTGGSRGIGAAISTTLKDKGYTVAATYAGNDEAAAKFTEETGIKTYKWNVADYDASKAGIEQVEADLGPIEVVVANAGITRDAPFHKMTPDQWNEVIATNLTGVFNTIHPVWPGMRERKFGRVVVISSINGQKGQFAQVNYAATKAGDLGIVKSLAQEGARAGITANAICPGYIATDMVMAVPEKVRESIIAQIPAGRLGEPEEIARAVAFLVSDDAGFINGSTISANGAQFVV; encoded by the coding sequence ATGTCACGCATCGCTTTGGTCACCGGGGGAAGTCGCGGGATTGGCGCGGCCATTTCGACCACGCTGAAAGACAAAGGCTATACCGTCGCCGCCACCTATGCCGGCAATGACGAGGCCGCCGCGAAATTCACCGAAGAGACCGGCATCAAGACTTATAAATGGAACGTGGCAGATTACGACGCCTCCAAAGCCGGGATCGAACAGGTCGAGGCCGATCTTGGCCCCATCGAGGTGGTTGTCGCCAACGCAGGCATCACCCGCGATGCGCCTTTCCACAAGATGACCCCCGATCAGTGGAATGAGGTCATCGCCACCAACCTCACCGGGGTGTTCAACACGATCCATCCAGTCTGGCCCGGCATGCGTGAGCGGAAATTCGGCCGTGTCGTCGTGATCTCTTCGATCAACGGCCAGAAAGGTCAGTTCGCCCAAGTGAACTATGCCGCGACCAAGGCGGGCGATCTGGGCATTGTGAAGTCATTGGCCCAAGAGGGCGCGCGCGCAGGCATCACCGCCAATGCGATTTGCCCCGGCTATATCGCGACTGATATGGTCATGGCCGTGCCCGAGAAGGTCCGCGAAAGCATCATCGCGCAGATCCCCGCGGGGCGTCTGGGGGAGCCTGAGGAAATCGCCCGCGCGGTGGCCTTCCTCGTCTCTGACGACGCGGGCTTCATCAATGGTTCGACCATCTCAGCCAATGGCGCGCAATTCGTCGTTTGA